A genomic segment from Burkholderia plantarii encodes:
- a CDS encoding ABC transporter ATP-binding protein, with amino-acid sequence MPERNQRDTDPPLAWPARDARPPRGEPGPLTVAGFLRGQLLEAWRPLSGAITGQLVFVLVAMATTRMIGNAMEAASHGAQSLGALCTRFAMIAALLLLGICVRRYADRAVMDHILTVSCAIVQQGYERAEESRSEAGALGGPAGQDRSGATVRKILRARQNYDVLVSSCYFSLLPAALGIPFAIGVTALDSWPGALAMLICLTPMLFATALFGRRHVTPLLRESARLDSRLSAELSDVLGNHATVTSWDTHHYETGRLQRLSECWRERTAPAWGRLVDNAMLQNALSAVTLVVPLAVVAAELLARHGNIAAATTVVGASFVLRSSLGTFGKAVRDVHTSLSDLHEYVDLLNVSQPAVAQRELSAFRAAEMRIRFDAVDFHYPGRRESGVRALDVAIEPNQTVGVVGGSGSGKTTFLKLILGIHVASAGRVTVDGQDVAQMRRGSLRRHIALVAQDTPMFQRTLLENLTYGIGHVRRKTIDAVVRAVGLDVLVASLPDGYATMVGERGASLSGGERQRVAIARALLSNRRLLIFDEATANLDIVTEARAQAAIERFAAGRTCIIVAHRLSTVRHADRILVFSEGRIVADGSHDELVRRGDPAYRRLLGEPHGAPPRGARPATPLEAPPAGRPG; translated from the coding sequence ATGCCGGAGCGGAACCAGCGCGATACCGATCCGCCCCTGGCCTGGCCGGCGCGCGACGCCCGTCCGCCGCGCGGCGAGCCCGGGCCGCTGACCGTGGCCGGCTTCCTGCGCGGCCAGCTGCTGGAGGCATGGCGGCCGCTGAGCGGCGCGATCACCGGCCAGCTCGTGTTCGTGCTGGTGGCGATGGCCACCACGCGCATGATCGGCAACGCGATGGAGGCGGCCAGCCACGGCGCCCAGTCGCTCGGCGCGCTGTGTACGCGCTTCGCGATGATCGCCGCGCTGTTGCTGCTCGGCATCTGCGTGCGCCGCTATGCCGATCGCGCGGTGATGGACCATATCCTCACGGTGTCGTGCGCGATCGTGCAGCAGGGCTACGAGCGCGCCGAGGAAAGCCGCAGCGAGGCCGGCGCGCTCGGCGGCCCGGCCGGCCAGGATCGCAGCGGCGCGACCGTGCGCAAGATCCTGCGCGCGCGGCAGAACTACGACGTGCTGGTGAGCAGCTGCTACTTCTCGCTGCTGCCCGCCGCGCTCGGCATCCCGTTCGCGATCGGCGTGACCGCGCTCGACAGCTGGCCCGGCGCGCTCGCGATGCTGATCTGCCTGACGCCGATGCTGTTCGCCACCGCGCTGTTCGGCCGGCGCCACGTCACGCCGCTGCTGCGCGAATCGGCGCGGCTCGACAGCCGGCTCTCGGCCGAGCTGTCCGACGTGCTCGGCAATCACGCCACGGTGACGAGCTGGGACACGCATCACTACGAGACCGGCCGCCTGCAGCGCCTGAGCGAATGCTGGCGCGAGCGCACCGCGCCGGCGTGGGGCCGGCTGGTGGACAACGCGATGCTGCAGAACGCGCTGTCGGCCGTGACGCTGGTGGTGCCGCTCGCGGTGGTGGCCGCCGAGCTGCTGGCGCGCCACGGCAACATCGCGGCGGCCACCACGGTGGTGGGCGCCTCGTTCGTGCTGCGCAGCTCGCTCGGCACGTTCGGCAAGGCGGTGCGCGACGTCCATACCTCGCTGTCCGACCTGCACGAGTACGTCGATCTGCTGAACGTCTCGCAACCCGCCGTCGCGCAGCGCGAACTCTCGGCGTTCCGCGCCGCCGAGATGCGGATCCGCTTCGACGCGGTGGACTTCCATTACCCGGGACGCCGCGAGAGCGGGGTGCGCGCGCTCGACGTGGCGATCGAGCCGAACCAGACGGTCGGCGTGGTGGGCGGCTCCGGCAGCGGCAAGACCACCTTCCTGAAGCTGATTCTCGGCATCCATGTGGCGAGCGCGGGCCGCGTGACGGTGGACGGCCAGGACGTCGCGCAGATGCGGCGCGGCAGCCTGCGCCGGCACATCGCGCTGGTCGCGCAGGACACGCCGATGTTCCAGCGCACGCTGCTGGAGAACCTGACCTACGGCATCGGCCATGTGCGCCGCAAGACGATCGACGCCGTGGTGCGCGCGGTGGGGCTCGACGTGCTGGTCGCGTCGCTGCCCGACGGCTACGCGACGATGGTGGGCGAGCGCGGCGCGAGCCTGTCGGGCGGCGAGCGGCAGCGCGTGGCGATCGCGCGCGCGCTGCTGTCGAACCGCCGGCTGCTGATCTTCGACGAGGCCACCGCGAACCTCGACATCGTCACCGAGGCGCGCGCGCAGGCGGCGATCGAGCGCTTCGCGGCCGGGCGCACCTGCATCATCGTCGCGCATCGGCTCTCGACGGTCCGGCATGCCGATCGCATCCTCGTGTTCAGCGAGGGCCGCATCGTCGCGGACGGCAGCCACGACGAGCTGGTGCGGCGCGGCGATCCGGCCTACCGGCGCCTGCTGGGCGAGCCGCACGGCGCGCCGCCGCGCGGGGCGCGCCCCGCGACGCCGCTTGAAGCGCCGCCCGCCGGCCGGCCCGGCTAG
- a CDS encoding radical SAM protein — MQVQVESLEPTLFRYTRRYPDVPPEVILKEDLLRLGLQINRDALALLRGCRTQAYFLFSYNMSSVDALGEDVSALAPEDISFFGGPLALRRTSVRVVLSAKSPYQLCEADGKLAICENGELLAEVVLPSKPPYYGNLFDDGTRYEQVVPLLYNHYAFVTTFRVCHYWGDKEECKFCDINEHVRQLRRQSGDHVLAEPVKEQDKVVAAIRAMYEEKSPEFRLVTVLMTSGSILRKVRGGAGNPTDFNLPYVEGIRAAIGNQTPIVLITESQPIEQVRRLHRAGVTSHNANLEVWDRELFEVIAPGKQKYVGYDRWLHNLYDAVTVMGEGNVSPNMVSGIEMVQPWGFKSVPDAVASAREGFETLMSHGVVPHLDTWCIEPGSRLENHPPPPLDFLVQADIAWYETWRKYNLPPFSGYGPMGAPGCAIYGNSASVDMGG; from the coding sequence ATGCAGGTACAAGTCGAATCGCTGGAACCCACGCTGTTTCGCTACACGCGCCGCTATCCGGACGTGCCGCCGGAAGTGATCCTGAAGGAAGACCTGCTGCGGCTCGGCCTGCAGATCAACCGCGACGCGCTCGCGCTGCTGCGCGGCTGCCGCACGCAGGCCTACTTCCTGTTCTCGTACAACATGTCGTCGGTCGACGCGCTCGGCGAGGACGTCAGCGCGCTCGCGCCCGAGGACATCTCGTTCTTCGGCGGCCCGCTGGCGCTCAGGCGCACCTCGGTGCGGGTGGTGCTGTCGGCGAAGTCGCCGTACCAGCTCTGCGAGGCGGACGGCAAGCTCGCGATCTGCGAGAACGGCGAGCTGCTGGCCGAGGTCGTGCTGCCGTCGAAGCCGCCGTACTACGGCAACCTGTTCGACGACGGCACGCGCTACGAGCAGGTGGTGCCGCTGCTCTACAACCACTACGCGTTCGTGACGACGTTCCGCGTCTGCCATTACTGGGGCGACAAGGAAGAGTGCAAGTTCTGCGACATCAACGAGCACGTGCGCCAGTTGCGCCGGCAGTCGGGCGACCACGTGCTGGCCGAGCCGGTCAAGGAGCAGGACAAGGTGGTGGCGGCGATCCGCGCGATGTACGAGGAGAAGTCGCCCGAATTCCGGCTCGTGACGGTGCTGATGACGAGCGGCTCGATCCTGCGCAAGGTGCGCGGCGGCGCCGGCAACCCGACCGACTTCAACCTGCCCTACGTGGAGGGGATCCGCGCCGCGATCGGCAACCAGACGCCGATCGTGCTGATCACCGAATCGCAGCCGATCGAGCAGGTCAGGCGGCTGCACCGCGCCGGCGTGACGAGCCACAACGCGAACCTGGAGGTGTGGGACCGCGAGCTGTTCGAGGTGATCGCGCCGGGCAAGCAGAAGTACGTCGGCTACGACCGCTGGCTGCACAACCTCTACGACGCGGTGACGGTGATGGGCGAGGGCAACGTGAGCCCGAACATGGTGTCCGGCATCGAGATGGTCCAGCCGTGGGGCTTCAAGTCCGTGCCGGACGCGGTGGCGTCGGCGCGCGAGGGCTTCGAGACGCTGATGTCCCACGGGGTCGTGCCGCATCTCGACACCTGGTGCATCGAGCCGGGCTCGCGGCTGGAAAACCATCCGCCGCCGCCGCTCGATTTCCTCGTGCAGGCCGACATCGCCTGGTACGAGACCTGGCGCAAGTACAACCTGCCGCCGTTCTCGGGCTACGGCCCGATGGGCGCGCCGGGCTGCGCGATCTACGGCAACAGCGCGTCGGTCGACATGGGGGGCTGA
- a CDS encoding non-ribosomal peptide synthetase produces MNGSATGSMQAVPAQAAADPDRAAPRPPGDPLATNGAGALLGAIETQVLRAPQALAIADMARDWSYAALWEAVERTAARLRAAGLRPGDRALCVAGRGAPTVVALLAIWRVGGVYVPVKDDYPAARIEAIRVQSGAVLTIGCEPRAARDAGGEAVPGEIGVTAGAAPPREPAAGPPCEPAAGDALAYVIYTSGSSGAPKGVMVGHAALRNVIDDHLRAFALSRADRVLQFSSPAFDAALFQILMPLCCGAVLVLADEATLGDVERLLARVEQTGVSVLSLPPAYLARFERRPLPACVRLLNTGGDAPVVADARHYAGCCAYFSTYGPTEATICCAHHRVDPRRDYAGGVPLGQPVNNMRLAVFDAQLRPVAPGEIGELLVSGVGLAFGYVGEPEKSARAFVELPADDDGEGRTVRWYRTGDRVREQDGELFFAGRADRQVKISGYRIELAEIERALERHPAVARSLVERIAGPDGRNATLHAYLQGEPGAGATAAVRASLAASLPAYMIPATLSWVARFPLTSNGKIDTKALAALRGEAAAQEQDGFEDDCKDDSSAVGMTPFRRQLAEIWRRALTLPGRGPRGHFFAAGGDSLIGMRVTAEVERRLGCETSVADLLRTPAFDDYAALLESRPRRAPPADEAASGAADDITGDTLDATPGPDAPWPLTPAQRRLWMLGQIEPASSAYHLAHAFVLRGTLDTARLERALDAVVRRHPALRVAIVEHHGIACQQPRDGAIGLLPLRVPGIERVRHAEITEHHDAALEAARALADAPFDPARGPLLRMAVARLDADRTLLLCVVHHIVCDGTSLGIVLDDLGQAYRAPDAAPPLPVHDYRRLIALQAARLQRRLPALARFWQPRVAGLPEPLALPADFPRPARRGSSGEVLRFDLDAALGERLARAAAGHGVSRFSFVLAVFKVLLHRYTERDDLVVGVPVTERHDARYAQVVGMFVNTVIVRTRLTAALPFRALLAQVADESAQVYAHGDYPFELLVEQSDAARDPAHGALFNVMAAWQRADDLRLTLDGVELERHVPLESGSKFDLSIDFVDGPHGLEILLEYSDALFTAQRITRLFAHWCCLLDAALADPDLPLARLNLLPPDERADLERRFQAPRLAGPAPLAFDGFDATVRAEPRRDAIVHRGRHWSYAEIDRQVSALAAVIGRRLAGAPNRLVGILVARSERFFVSLLAIWRAGHAYLPLDAQHPDARLRQIVEASGCVLIVADRALASRAPADRAPLLCYDEADLNGALPPPAAPALRPDQLAYCYFTSGSTGQPKGVLVEHGNVANAIRVWRHDYALDRPRVLQLAGHAFDVALGDLCRSLLIGGTLVIADEVERASPPAIAALLEAERIDVCEITPAVARLLTSHFQERAAPAGLGLLVVGSDVWTLDEFAALRGRLAVGTRLIGSYGTTEATVDSTCYEPAASDAGAASRQAGAGERVPLGRPMSNVEVRICDRAGNLMPIGVPGELCLAGPSVARGYLGWPSPDGERFVADPAHPGARVFRTRDRAAWRADGGIAFLGRDDDQLKVRGYRIDRVEIEQALRAVPGVAQAVVAVHSGAGRLMAFVTGAAAPRAEAIRAAVAAHLPFFAVPESITVLARLPLNVNGKVAVKQLEALESHAPAAGGGEAGAPLPPREALLAQLWREVLREPGAIDASSSFFGLGGDSLQAVSLVIAAARVDARLTLADIYRQPRLAEMAACLQPGRAGTAAPLVVPPVGEALRRSLAARAVDLYPATRMQAAMLDWSRRIPASYHNQSSWRLRAPGLTAALAGAAVAAVAAHYPALRTAFVRDPDEPGGYAQVVLAPGTMPLVIEDLAALDGAAREARLAAWLAADRERPFMVGAAPGPLVPMSRAAVFELGGGEVEVAWSQHHALDDGWSHLQIEARLLAYGAQLLARGEIAPEPPDTSYREVVALEREQLDSAELVAFWRARCAGWALDDEAGDEDHPGLSGTAAPARPEAAPGAMRQRMIALDAAVLQALRQRAAALGVSLKSLFVAAFHRALCEWRPQRRPVIGIVSNGRSARMSNPLGMVGLCWNLVPFHRAEARLGAQAAFDELAAIESHAGLPLPAIARLAGRPELLDACLNFTDFPRDAAANDAADDRAIVVAARGNAGCFHFPVTLTVALRGDGAASCAVLECDAGNVTAAGQDTLGGLFLGALQR; encoded by the coding sequence ATGAACGGCAGCGCGACAGGTTCGATGCAGGCCGTGCCGGCACAGGCGGCGGCCGACCCCGACCGGGCGGCGCCGCGCCCGCCCGGCGATCCGCTCGCGACGAACGGCGCCGGCGCGCTGCTGGGCGCGATCGAGACGCAGGTGCTGCGCGCGCCGCAGGCGCTCGCGATCGCGGACATGGCGCGCGATTGGTCGTATGCGGCGCTGTGGGAGGCCGTCGAGCGGACGGCGGCGCGCCTGCGGGCGGCCGGGCTGCGGCCCGGCGACCGGGCGCTGTGCGTGGCCGGGCGCGGCGCGCCCACGGTGGTCGCGCTGCTGGCGATCTGGCGCGTGGGCGGCGTCTACGTGCCGGTCAAGGACGATTACCCGGCCGCGCGCATCGAGGCGATCCGCGTGCAGTCCGGCGCCGTGCTGACGATCGGCTGCGAGCCGCGCGCCGCGCGTGACGCCGGCGGCGAGGCCGTGCCGGGCGAGATCGGCGTGACGGCCGGGGCCGCGCCGCCGCGCGAGCCCGCCGCCGGTCCGCCGTGCGAGCCCGCCGCCGGCGACGCGCTTGCCTACGTGATCTACACCTCGGGCTCGTCCGGCGCGCCGAAGGGCGTGATGGTCGGCCACGCCGCGCTGCGCAACGTGATCGACGACCATCTCCGCGCGTTCGCGCTGAGCCGCGCCGACCGCGTGCTGCAGTTCTCGTCGCCGGCCTTCGACGCGGCGCTGTTCCAGATCCTGATGCCGCTCTGTTGCGGCGCGGTGCTGGTGCTGGCCGACGAGGCGACGCTCGGCGACGTCGAGCGCCTGCTGGCGCGCGTCGAGCAGACCGGCGTGAGCGTGCTGTCGCTGCCGCCCGCGTATCTGGCGCGCTTCGAGCGCCGACCGCTGCCAGCCTGCGTGCGGCTGCTCAATACCGGCGGCGACGCGCCGGTGGTGGCCGACGCGCGCCACTATGCCGGCTGCTGCGCTTACTTCAGCACCTACGGGCCGACCGAGGCCACCATCTGCTGCGCCCATCACCGCGTCGATCCACGGCGCGACTACGCCGGCGGCGTACCGCTCGGGCAGCCGGTGAACAACATGCGGCTGGCGGTGTTCGACGCGCAGCTGCGGCCGGTCGCGCCCGGCGAGATCGGCGAGCTGCTGGTGAGCGGCGTCGGGCTCGCGTTCGGTTACGTCGGCGAGCCGGAGAAGAGCGCGCGCGCGTTCGTCGAGCTGCCCGCTGACGACGATGGCGAGGGGCGCACCGTGCGCTGGTATCGCACCGGCGATCGGGTGCGCGAGCAGGACGGCGAGCTGTTCTTCGCCGGCCGCGCGGACCGGCAGGTCAAGATCAGCGGCTACCGGATCGAGCTGGCCGAGATCGAACGCGCGCTGGAACGGCATCCGGCCGTCGCGCGCAGCCTGGTGGAACGCATCGCCGGGCCGGACGGCCGCAACGCGACGCTGCATGCCTATCTGCAGGGCGAGCCCGGCGCGGGCGCCACGGCGGCCGTGCGCGCGAGCCTCGCCGCGTCGCTGCCCGCCTACATGATCCCGGCGACGCTGAGCTGGGTCGCGCGGTTTCCGCTGACGTCGAACGGCAAGATCGACACGAAGGCGCTCGCGGCGCTGCGCGGCGAGGCCGCGGCGCAGGAGCAGGATGGTTTCGAGGACGATTGCAAGGACGATTCATCCGCCGTCGGGATGACGCCGTTCCGCCGGCAACTCGCCGAGATCTGGCGGCGCGCGCTGACGCTGCCCGGGCGCGGCCCGCGCGGTCATTTCTTCGCGGCCGGCGGCGACAGCCTGATCGGCATGCGCGTGACGGCCGAGGTCGAGCGCCGGCTCGGCTGCGAGACGAGCGTGGCGGACTTGCTGCGCACGCCCGCGTTCGACGATTACGCCGCGCTGCTCGAAAGCCGGCCGCGCCGCGCGCCGCCGGCCGACGAGGCGGCTTCCGGGGCCGCCGACGACATCACCGGGGACACGCTCGACGCGACTCCCGGACCCGACGCGCCGTGGCCGCTGACGCCCGCGCAGCGACGGCTCTGGATGCTCGGACAGATCGAGCCGGCGTCGAGCGCCTATCACCTCGCGCACGCGTTCGTGCTGCGCGGGACACTCGACACGGCCCGGCTCGAACGGGCGCTGGACGCGGTCGTGCGACGTCATCCGGCGCTGCGCGTGGCGATCGTCGAGCATCACGGCATCGCCTGCCAGCAGCCGCGCGACGGCGCGATCGGCCTGCTGCCGCTGCGCGTGCCCGGGATCGAACGCGTGCGGCATGCGGAGATCACCGAGCACCACGACGCGGCGCTCGAAGCCGCGCGCGCCCTCGCCGACGCGCCGTTCGATCCGGCCCGGGGCCCGCTGCTGCGCATGGCCGTCGCGCGGCTCGATGCCGATCGCACGTTGCTGCTGTGCGTGGTCCATCACATCGTCTGCGACGGCACCTCGCTCGGCATCGTCCTCGACGATCTCGGCCAGGCCTATCGCGCGCCCGATGCCGCGCCGCCGCTGCCCGTCCACGACTACCGGCGGCTGATCGCGCTACAGGCCGCGCGCCTGCAACGGCGGCTGCCGGCGCTGGCGCGCTTCTGGCAGCCGCGCGTCGCCGGCCTGCCCGAGCCGCTCGCGCTGCCCGCCGATTTTCCGCGCCCGGCCCGGCGCGGCAGCAGCGGCGAGGTGTTGCGCTTCGATCTCGACGCGGCGCTCGGCGAGCGCCTGGCGCGCGCGGCGGCCGGCCATGGCGTGAGCCGCTTCAGCTTCGTGCTGGCGGTGTTCAAGGTGCTGCTGCACCGCTATACCGAGCGCGACGACCTGGTGGTCGGCGTGCCCGTCACCGAGCGCCACGACGCGCGCTACGCGCAGGTGGTCGGCATGTTCGTGAATACCGTGATCGTGCGCACGCGCCTGACCGCGGCGCTGCCGTTTCGCGCGCTGCTGGCGCAGGTCGCCGACGAATCCGCGCAGGTCTACGCGCACGGCGACTATCCGTTCGAACTGCTGGTCGAGCAGTCCGACGCGGCGCGCGACCCGGCGCACGGCGCGCTGTTCAACGTGATGGCCGCGTGGCAGCGCGCCGACGATCTGCGCCTGACGCTGGACGGCGTCGAACTCGAGCGCCACGTCCCGCTCGAGAGCGGCAGCAAGTTCGACCTCAGCATCGATTTCGTCGACGGCCCGCACGGGCTGGAAATCCTGCTCGAATACAGCGACGCGTTGTTCACCGCGCAGCGCATCACGCGCCTGTTCGCGCACTGGTGCTGCCTGCTCGACGCGGCGCTGGCCGATCCGGACCTGCCGCTCGCGCGCCTGAACCTGCTGCCGCCGGACGAACGCGCGGACCTCGAACGGCGCTTCCAGGCGCCGCGCCTCGCCGGGCCGGCGCCGCTCGCCTTCGACGGTTTCGACGCGACGGTGCGCGCCGAGCCGCGGCGCGACGCGATCGTCCATCGCGGCCGGCACTGGAGCTACGCCGAGATCGACCGGCAGGTGAGCGCGCTGGCCGCCGTGATCGGCCGGCGTCTGGCCGGCGCGCCGAACCGGCTGGTCGGCATCCTGGTGGCGCGCTCGGAGCGCTTCTTCGTGAGCCTGCTGGCGATCTGGCGCGCCGGCCACGCGTACCTGCCGCTCGACGCACAGCATCCCGACGCGCGGCTGCGGCAGATCGTGGAGGCGAGCGGCTGCGTGCTGATCGTCGCCGACCGCGCGCTGGCCTCGCGCGCGCCGGCCGATCGGGCGCCGCTGCTGTGCTACGACGAGGCGGACCTGAATGGCGCGCTGCCTCCGCCCGCCGCGCCGGCGTTGCGGCCCGACCAGCTCGCCTATTGCTATTTCACCTCCGGCTCGACCGGGCAGCCGAAGGGCGTGCTGGTCGAGCACGGCAACGTCGCGAACGCGATCCGGGTCTGGCGCCACGATTACGCGCTCGACCGGCCGCGCGTGCTGCAGCTCGCGGGCCATGCGTTCGACGTCGCGCTGGGCGACCTGTGCCGCTCGCTGCTGATCGGCGGCACGCTGGTGATCGCCGACGAGGTCGAGCGCGCGAGCCCGCCGGCGATTGCCGCGCTGCTGGAGGCCGAGCGGATCGACGTCTGCGAGATCACGCCGGCCGTGGCGCGCCTGCTGACGAGCCATTTCCAGGAACGCGCCGCGCCGGCCGGCCTGGGCCTGCTGGTGGTGGGCTCGGATGTCTGGACGCTCGACGAGTTCGCCGCGCTGCGCGGCCGGCTGGCGGTGGGCACGCGCCTGATCGGCAGCTACGGCACCACCGAGGCGACCGTCGATTCGACCTGCTACGAACCGGCCGCGTCCGATGCCGGAGCCGCGTCGCGGCAAGCCGGCGCCGGCGAGCGCGTGCCGCTGGGCCGGCCGATGAGCAACGTCGAGGTGCGGATCTGCGACCGGGCCGGCAACCTGATGCCGATCGGCGTGCCGGGCGAGCTGTGCCTGGCCGGCCCGTCGGTGGCGCGCGGCTATCTCGGCTGGCCGTCGCCCGACGGCGAGCGCTTCGTCGCCGATCCGGCGCATCCCGGCGCGCGCGTGTTCCGCACCCGCGATCGGGCCGCATGGCGCGCCGACGGCGGCATCGCGTTCCTCGGCCGCGACGACGACCAGCTCAAGGTGCGCGGCTACCGGATCGATCGCGTCGAGATCGAGCAGGCGCTGCGCGCGGTGCCGGGCGTGGCGCAGGCGGTGGTGGCCGTGCATTCGGGCGCGGGCCGGCTGATGGCGTTCGTGACCGGCGCGGCGGCGCCGCGCGCCGAGGCGATCCGCGCCGCCGTGGCCGCGCACCTGCCGTTCTTCGCGGTGCCCGAGTCGATCACGGTGCTGGCGCGCCTGCCGTTGAACGTCAACGGCAAGGTGGCGGTGAAGCAGCTGGAGGCGCTCGAATCGCACGCGCCGGCGGCTGGCGGCGGCGAGGCCGGCGCGCCGCTGCCGCCGCGCGAGGCGCTGCTCGCGCAGCTGTGGCGCGAGGTGTTGCGCGAGCCGGGCGCGATCGACGCGTCGAGTTCGTTCTTCGGGCTCGGCGGCGATTCGCTGCAGGCTGTCAGCCTGGTGATCGCCGCCGCGCGCGTCGACGCGCGGCTGACGCTGGCCGACATCTATCGCCAGCCGCGCCTGGCGGAAATGGCCGCCTGCCTGCAGCCGGGCCGCGCCGGCACGGCGGCGCCGCTGGTGGTGCCGCCGGTCGGCGAGGCGCTGCGGCGGAGCCTCGCGGCGCGGGCGGTCGATCTCTATCCGGCCACGCGGATGCAGGCCGCGATGCTCGACTGGTCGCGGCGCATTCCGGCCAGCTATCACAACCAGTCGAGCTGGCGGCTGCGCGCGCCGGGGCTCACGGCCGCCCTGGCGGGCGCGGCGGTGGCGGCGGTGGCGGCGCATTACCCGGCGCTGCGCACCGCCTTCGTGCGCGATCCCGACGAGCCGGGCGGCTATGCGCAGGTCGTGCTGGCGCCCGGGACGATGCCGCTCGTGATCGAGGATCTGGCGGCGCTCGACGGCGCCGCGCGGGAGGCGCGGCTGGCCGCCTGGCTGGCCGCCGATCGCGAGCGGCCGTTCATGGTCGGCGCGGCGCCCGGGCCGCTCGTGCCGATGAGCCGCGCCGCCGTGTTCGAGCTGGGCGGCGGCGAGGTCGAAGTGGCGTGGTCGCAGCATCATGCGCTCGACGACGGCTGGAGCCACCTGCAGATCGAGGCGCGCCTGCTCGCCTATGGCGCGCAGCTGCTGGCGCGCGGCGAGATCGCGCCCGAGCCGCCCGACACGAGCTATCGCGAGGTCGTGGCGCTGGAGCGCGAGCAGCTTGATTCGGCCGAACTGGTCGCGTTTTGGCGCGCGCGATGCGCGGGCTGGGCGCTCGACGACGAGGCTGGCGACGAGGACCACCCGGGGCTTTCCGGAACCGCCGCGCCGGCTCGGCCCGAGGCGGCACCCGGCGCGATGCGCCAGCGCATGATCGCGCTCGACGCCGCCGTGCTGCAGGCGCTGCGGCAGCGCGCGGCGGCGCTTGGCGTGAGCCTCAAGAGCCTGTTCGTCGCCGCGTTCCATCGCGCGCTGTGCGAATGGCGCCCGCAACGGCGGCCGGTGATCGGCATCGTGTCGAACGGCCGCTCCGCGCGCATGAGCAATCCGCTCGGCATGGTCGGGCTGTGCTGGAACCTCGTGCCGTTCCATCGCGCCGAGGCGCGGCTCGGCGCGCAGGCCGCGTTCGACGAACTGGCCGCGATCGAGTCGCACGCGGGCCTGCCGCTGCCCGCGATCGCGCGTCTGGCGGGCCGGCCCGAACTGCTCGACGCCTGCCTGAACTTCACCGACTTCCCGCGCGATGCCGCCGCGAACGACGCCGCGGATGATCGCGCGATCGTGGTCGCGGCGCGCGGCAACGCCGGCTGTTTCCATTTCCCGGTCACGCTGACGGTGGCGCTGCGCGGCGACGGCGCCGCGTCGTGCGCGGTGCTCGAATGCGATGCCGGGAATGTCACCGCCGCCGGGCAGGATACGCTCGGCGGCCTGTTCCTGGGAGCCTTGCAACGATGA
- a CDS encoding phosphotransferase enzyme family protein codes for MNDPHRIRVTRSLLQQDDVGRLAAQRYGLVGEVRTRLWTIGDNDNYMLYHDGAPRFLRVYLASKHWGTGEADYRFELDFLLHLHAQGLPVAYPLRALDGDVLSPVPAPEGMRYLAMFSYVRGDVDPFPDGEDGEARRFEIGRHLAGVHRAGTRFTSRHARFALDAGFLLERPIERIGTVWRPRARPRLDALLAEARACVEPALAALPAGGDGVIVGDFHGSNYHFFEGRATLFDFDLCGTGWHAHDLATWLWDARKRFGDERARALFGAMARGYESVQPLSAASRAALPALMIAREIWLAGEHCADIESLGEQRLDARYWDAFEERLARWLASLPAFDWFERA; via the coding sequence ATGAACGACCCGCACCGGATTCGCGTGACGCGATCGCTGCTGCAGCAGGACGACGTCGGCCGGCTGGCCGCGCAACGCTACGGGCTCGTCGGCGAGGTGCGCACGCGGCTGTGGACCATCGGCGACAACGACAACTACATGCTCTACCACGACGGCGCGCCACGCTTCCTGCGCGTCTATCTGGCGAGCAAGCATTGGGGCACCGGCGAGGCGGACTACCGCTTCGAGCTGGATTTCCTGCTGCATCTGCATGCGCAGGGGCTGCCGGTGGCCTATCCGCTGCGCGCGCTGGACGGCGACGTGCTGAGCCCGGTGCCGGCGCCCGAGGGCATGCGCTATCTGGCGATGTTCTCCTACGTGCGGGGCGACGTCGATCCGTTCCCGGACGGCGAGGACGGCGAGGCGCGGCGTTTCGAGATCGGCCGCCATCTGGCCGGCGTGCATCGCGCCGGCACGCGCTTCACCTCGCGCCACGCGCGCTTCGCGCTCGACGCCGGGTTCCTGCTGGAGCGCCCGATCGAGCGGATCGGCACGGTCTGGCGCCCGCGGGCGCGGCCCCGGCTCGACGCGCTGCTGGCCGAGGCGCGGGCTTGCGTCGAGCCGGCGCTGGCCGCGCTGCCGGCGGGCGGCGACGGCGTGATCGTCGGCGATTTCCATGGCTCGAACTATCACTTCTTCGAAGGCCGCGCGACGCTGTTCGATTTCGATCTGTGCGGGACGGGCTGGCACGCGCACGACCTGGCCACCTGGCTGTGGGATGCACGCAAGCGGTTCGGCGACGAGCGCGCGCGCGCCCTGTTCGGCGCGATGGCGCGCGGCTACGAATCGGTGCAGCCGCTGTCGGCGGCGAGCCGCGCCGCGCTGCCGGCGCTGATGATCGCGCGCGAGATCTGGCTGGCCGGCGAGCATTGCGCCGATATCGAGAGCCTCGGCGAGCAGCGGCTCGACGCCCGCTACTGGGATGCCTTCGAGGAGCGGCTGGCGCGCTGGCTGGCCAGCCTGCCCGCGTTCGACTGGTTCGAACGCGCGTAG